A window from Pleuronectes platessa chromosome 6, fPlePla1.1, whole genome shotgun sequence encodes these proteins:
- the si:dkey-151g10.3 gene encoding serine/threonine-protein kinase WNK3 isoform X1, protein MATDPGEPTGTEDSSEKPDGQRKEDTEREGRDNQQWERTQSNPSDLSSAQTPGRRAAGVDDGGIQGGGGGGQGEASKEREETMLKPISFYTRSLSVDTGQKQLRREKRFFRKSVEVCEEDDEPEVTPEAAHSAPQLELRSSDSVFTSSVEQQGADATCAALCNDPSCVSSSQEPGKDVLSSLAIQRGKERDRELEEEAEMKAVATSPGGRFLKFDIELGRGAFKTVYKGLDTETWVEVAWCELQDRKLTKAEQQRFKEEAEMLKGLQHPNIVRFYDSWESGLRGKKCIVLVTELMTSGTLKTYLKRFKVMKPKVLRSWCRQILKGLHFLHTRTPPIVHRDLKCDNIFITGPTGSVKIGDLGLATLMRTSFAKSVIGTPEFMAPEMYEEHYDESVDVYAFGMCMLEMATSEYPYSECQNAAQIYRKVTSGIKPASFDKVNEPEIKEIIECCIRQNKSQRLSIRDLLNHSFFGEDTGVRVELAEEDTGTQDCLALRIWVEDPKKLKGKHKDNEAIEFGYDLENDSAEEVALEMVKSGFFHESDAKVVGKSIRDRVSQIKKSRERRQQQQLLLQNQGLEERRDSTLTSHTFSHPPCSSTLGPGAAGQTGGGGGQELEERPEVDQHVRQQHIFSGTTLGLPEGESIGSASCESHASGQSQAYSQQGDSYTHPQTAVPLTASTLPTGESGNFTGVPLGQSVGMSAMPIGQSGGGPVGQTFLQPTTMVPQVSQSVPQQYFQDGPYLSSIQHHSSAGYVPANGEETLQFLANGKLEKLKTQRRASGQRPEKVSRQFQLSMLQVSSSGDNMVECQLETHSNKMVTYKFDIEGDAPEDIADYMVEEDFVLDVEKEQFVEELRTIVKKAHEFLQTHSQTGSTEQLHVGTPTNTDSAPHSSPVGRWRFFINQTIRHRDSLSSQGADTPLSTTERRIALSPQTEKESEGFQSLESLTGRASPPCPTLSATSPPVSTVSAPASITPPVTTTHAPLTTASESISAPASTLQASVPVTASGGLELTVLPSASADQISSAPSSIVIPAASNLPTLSTAPSVVSHAPTAVLPDILTSPGTSGCTTGGQTIGDAVLTAPRSCVSAVDQSSTSFNSPPPATALTSSAGSQAGTEQQQTLAQLAKPVQQQPQLLLQQQIPVVPQQLHTMQLELQVQPIQRATPQQQTQHQEQIQLQQSIQHLQQQQLVQKQTPLQQQVTEMQALPQPGHPEVLQQSVPLQQCVPPGPQPQTQQPLFQQQTAQCAPQLLQQPQLQQLPQQIMAPLAAAVPQQQAHIDLLQQQQLNLQQTIQLQQQQLQQQQLFMDAVALKSDQDQMLPLSINQQFLQQQAPLKVGFVPQQQIPPQTQISADLAQQSIQSQTQPKHVEQQQDVKAVDTPQKQQQFPVQKQTSESEMSTGETSVTEDTGSYSAHFHPSSDSCLPPLHLGSAEASLPALSLTMTPSPAQPSSVAESDSEGPPKIEFVDNRIKTLDEKLRNLLYQEYSSGAVLTGGAASGPTSAASTSAGGDESSEPQSLHLSFPPPDSSSDTSPHSSSSSSSSTTSRCSSTSPDPERDGGQDDASSEGPKSAGPWAVEQQPGPCLPSTSASSTPPTSLLPPNQDDSAGPQRPPVPGEPTILAVPPQSDTSTTGDASWPPNQQPIPLRHGQQQHNAGGGYFGLNLTCPSIRNPVSKKSWTRKFKNWACKLRHSASLFKKPRVQQEGRSTRQALREEKEKPSMNSPQSRKGRFQVTPVLQTSPPKEVPAGHVSTHRKVGRFSVTQTQTKKEDGHTVSSPLSSHLERERKRSRAKEGDKDENKKTPAMAHPPRGHGHSHSPLGSSDDEDETELEEEDLRKELHTLREKHIKEVVSLQAQQNRELQELYRQLRSSKDQRQSLPASLCRTPSLPTAAPLLSPRRPRPGKIKLRPRPHSHMDNNGVTHSGFQQSSSFAGGEQNRLPLYCNPEQPPSLPVKRDQSPLRKSTFTDELHKLLDNWTKETVGAIPPKPSLNQIKQIQQVQELGGWSQPTEVAPPGWFPVATLNPQASPTPASLPVAAPSHYTGGGSLSTLPSPGPPPQTHVAHAPQMQPSLHLHQSLPLQQMTYQPSPVCQQIPQPLMQTPVKSQSLPQTQPITELPNSPPQSQPLLPSQLPTSPVSTAVSLLPGSGTTAPTDSTAATGGTFCSCSSSSSTCSSSCSNAALPSSAKIHPTPPTSALPLGQK, encoded by the exons ATGGCTACTGACCCAGGAGAGCCCACAGGCACTGAGGACTCCTCAGAGAAACCTGATGGACAGAGGAAAGAGGACACGGAGCGGGAGGGCCGGGACAACCAACAGTGGGAGAGGACACAGAGCAACCCGTCAGACCTCTCCTCCGCCCAGACTCCAGGGAGGAGAGCGGCAGGAGTAGATGATGGAGGGatccaaggaggaggaggaggaggacaaggggAAGCCagcaaggagagagaggaaaccatGCTCAAACCGATTTCATTCTACACACGCTCCTTGTCCGTCGACACTGGTCAGAAGCAGCTGAGGAGGGAGAAGCGTTTCTTCAGGAAGAGCGTTGAGGTTTGTGAGGAGGACGATGAGCCTGAGGTGACCCCTGAGGCTGCCCACAGTGCCCCGCAACTGGAGCTGCGTTCCTCCGACTCGGTCTTCACCAGCAGTGTCGAACAGCAGGGGGCTGATGCGACCTGTGCTGCGCTCTGCAACGACCCATCATGCGTCAGCTCCAGTCAGGAGCCTGGAAAGGATGTTCTTTCGTCCCTAGCCATCCAGAGGGGGAAGGAAAGGGACCGTgagctggaggaagaggcagagatgAAGGCTGTGGCCACCTCTCCTGGAGGAAGGTTCCTCAAGTTTGACATAGAACTGGGAAGAGGAGCCTTCAAAACAGTTTATAAAGGCCTGGACACCGAGACCTGGGTAGAGGTGGCTTGGTGTGAACTCCAG GACCGCAAACTGACCAAGGCGGAGCAGCAGCGCTtcaaggaggaggccgagatgctGAAGGGGCTTCAGCACCCCAACATTGTCCGCTTCTATGATTCCTGGGAGTCTGGGCTGCGCGGCAAGAAGTGCATCGTTCTGGTCACTGAACTCATGACTTCAGGAACACTCAAAAC GTACCTTAAGCGCTTTAAGGTGATGAAACCCAAGGTCCTGAGGAGTTGGTGCAGGCAAATTCTGAAGGGCCTTCACTTCCTTCACACCAGGACTCCTCCCATCGTCCACCGGGATCTCAAATGTGACAACATCTTCATAACGGGCCCCACAGGATCAGTCAAGATAGGTGACCTCGGACTGGCCACTCTGATGAGGACCTCCTTTGCCAAGAGTGTCATAG GAACGCCTGAGTTCATGGCTCCAGAGATGTATGAGGAGCACTATGATGAGTCTGTGGATGTTTACGCCTTTGGGATGTGCATGCTGGAGATGGCGACGTCAGAGTATCCCTACTCTGAGTGCCAAAACGCAGCTCAGATCTATCGCAAAGTCACAAGC GGTATAAAGCCAGCCAGCTTTGATAAAGTGAACGAACCAGAGATAAAAGAGATCATCGAATGCTGCATTCGTCAGAACAAGAGCCAGCG ACTCTCCATCAGAGACCTCCTGAACCATTCGTTCTTCGGGGAGGACACGGGGGTCCGGGTGGAGCTGGCAGAGGAGGACACAGGCACCCAGGACTGTTTGGCTCTCCGGATTTGGGTTGAAGACCCGAAGAAGCTCAAGGGGAAGCACAAAGACAATGAGGCCATTGAGTTCGGCTATGACCTGGAGAATGATAGTGCTGAGGAGGTGGCTCTAGAGATG GTGAAGTCCGGTTTCTTCCACGAGAGCGACGCCAAAGTGGTGGGAAAATCCATACGGGATCGAGTGAGTCAGATCAAAAAGTCGCGGGAGCGtcgacaacagcagcagctcctcctgcagaacCAAGGCCTTGAGGAAAGGAGAGACTCCACTCTCACCTCCCACACCTTTTCTCATCCACCCTGCTCCTCCACACTGGGGCCAGGGGCAGCTGgacaaacaggaggaggaggagggcaggagTTGGAGGAGCGGCCTGAAGTGGACCAACATGTCAGACAGCAGCATATATTCAGTGGGACAACCCTTGGTCTGCCAG AAGGTGAGAGCATTGGATCGGCCAGTTGTGAATCGCATGCAAGTGGACAGAGCCAGGCGTACTCTCAGCAAGGGGACTCATACACCCACCCCCAAACGGCGGTCCCCCTCACAGCATCT ACGCTCCCCACTGGTGAGAGTGGAAACTTTACCGGTGTGCCACTTGGTCAGAGTGTTGGTATGTCCGCCATGCCCATAGGCCAAAGTGGAGGGGGGCCTGTTGGTCAGACTTTTCTTCAGCCCACTACCATGGTTCCACAGGTATCACAAAGTGTACCACAACAATATTTCCAG GATGGCCCATACCTGTCAAGTATACAACATCATTCTTCTGCAGG GTATGTTCCAGCTAATGGAGAGGAAACTCTTCAGTTCTTGGCCAATGGTAAATTAGAGAAATTGAAAACTCAGAGAAGAGCTTCCGGTCAGAGGCCTGAAAAAGTTTCACGTCAGTTTCAACTGAGCATGCTCCAG GTGTCCAGCAGTGGGGACAATATGGTGGAATGCCAGTTGGAGACCCATAGCAACAAGATGGTGACATACAAGTTTGACATTGAAGGGGATGCACCTGAGGACATAGCAGATTACATG GTGGAGGAGGACTTTGTTCTGGATGTGGAGAAAGAGCAATTTGTTGAGGAGCTTAGAACAATAGTTAAGAAAGCCCACGAATTTCTTCAAACCCATTCGCAG ACTGGATCGACTGAGCAGCTTCATGTGGGCACCCCAACCAACA CGGACTCAGCGCCCCATTCCTCCCCAGTGGGCCGCTGGCGGTTTTTTATCAACCAAACCATCCGCCATAGAGACTCCCTTTCCAGCCAAGGAGCAGATACACCACTGTCAACTACAGAAAGAAGGATTGCCCTGTCTCCTCAAACAGAGAAAG AAAGTGAAGGATTCCAAAGTCTGGAGTCCTTGACTGGAAGGGCCTCTCCCCCCTGCCCCACCCTTTCTGCTACCTCCCCACCAGTCTCCACTGTCTCAGCTCCTGCCTCCATAACCCCCCCAGTCACCACAACCCATGCTCCCCTCACCACTGCCTCTGAAAGCATCTCTGCACCAGCCTCCACTCTGCAAGCCTCTGTCCCTGTCACTGCTTCAGGTGGTCTCGAACTGACAGTCCTCCCCTCAGCTTCTGCTGACCAGATTTCCAGTGCTCCATCATCCATAGTAATACCTGCTGCTTCTAACCTCCCCACCTTGTCCACTGCTCCTTCTGTTGTGTCTCACGCACCCACCGCCGTTCTTCCTGACATCCTCACTTCTCCTGGAACAAGTGGTTGTACCACTGGGGGTCAAACTATAGGGGACGCAGTGTTAACCGCTCCAAGGTCATGTGTGTCCGCAGTGGACCAGTCCTCAACCTCTTTTAATTCCCCCCCTCCGGCTACTGCACTGACCTCTTCAGCAGGAAGCCAAGCTGGCACGGAGCAACAGCAGACACTTGCCCAGTTGGCCAAACCAgtccaacaacaaccacagctaCTGTTGCAGCAGCAAATACCAGTAGTTCCACAGCAACTTCATACAATGCAGCTTGAACTGCAGGTACAGCCGATCCAGCGTGCAACACCACAACAGCAAACACAACATCAAGAACaaattcagctgcagcagtctATCCAGcacttgcagcagcagcagctcgtgcAGAAACAAACCCCACTTCAACAACAGGTGACTGAGATGCAGGCGTTGCCTCAGCCAGGTCACCCAGAGGTGTTACAACAGTCTGTCcctctgcagcagtgtgtgCCCCCAGGGCCCCAACCGCAGACCCAACAGCCCCTTTTCCAACAGCAAACAGCACAGTGTgctccacagctgctgcagcagcctcAGTTACAGCAGCTACCTCAGCAGATCATGGCACCACTTGCTGCTGCAGTGCCGCAACAGCAGGCCCACATTGATctactgcagcagcaacagttaAACTTGCAACAGACAATACAATTACAGCAACAgcagttacagcagcagcagctgtttatGGACGCTGTGGCTTTAAAGTCAGATCAAGACCAAATGTTGCCCCTGTCAATAAATCAACAGTTTCTTCAACAACAGGCGCCACTAAAAGTTGGCTTTGTACCGCAACAGCAGATTCCACCGCAAACCCAAATCTCTGCTGACCTGGCACAACAAAGTATTCAGTCCCAGACACAGCCAAAACATGTTGAGCAACAACAGGATGTTAAAGCTGTGGACACACCCcagaaacagcagcagtttCCTGTGCAGAAGCAGACGTCAGAGTCAGAGATGTCCACAGGGGAGACGAGTGTCACAGAGGACACAGGCAGCTACTCTGCCCATTTCCACCCTTCCTCTGACTCGTGTCTGCCACCTCTCCATCTGGGCAGTGCTGAAGCCTCCTTGCCCGCTCTCTCCCTAACAATGACACCATCCCCTGCTCAGCCCTCCTCTGTGGCTGAGTCAGACAGTGAAGGCCCACCCAAAATAGAATTTGTAGATAACCGCATAAAGACTCTGGATGAAAAGCTGAGGAACCTGTTGTATCAGGAGTACAGCAGCGGGGCAGTGTTGACCGGAGGAGCTGCCTCCGGCCCAACATCAGCTGCCTCCACATCAGCAGGAGGAGACGAGTCATCTGAGCCCCAGTCACTACACTTGTCTTTTCCCCCACCTGACTCCTCCTCAGATACTTCCCCacactcctcatcctcctcttcctcttccaccaCCTCCCGCTGCTCCTCTACCTCCCCTGACCCAGAGAGGGATGGGGGGCAAGACGACGCGTCCTCAGAAGGGCCCAAGTCTGCTGGTCCGTGGGCGGTGGAGCAGCAGCCTGGGCCATGTCTCCCCTCCACCTCTGCGTCATCGACCCCACCCACCTCTCTTCTGCCTCCCAATCAGGATGACTCTGCTGGGCCCCAGCGCCCACCTGTACCAGGAGAACCAACCATTCTT GCTGTACCCCCACAATCTGATACCAGTACGACTGGAGACGCATCGTGGCCTCCCAATCAGCAGCCGATCCCCCTCCGGCatggacagcagcagcacaatgcAGGAGGTGGATATTTTGGCCTAAACCTGACATGTCCTAGTATCAGAAATCCTGTTAGCAAGAAATCCTGGACTCGCAAATTCAAAAACTGGGCGTGCAAACTGCGCCACTCCGCCAGCTTGTTCAAGAAGCCCAGAGTCCAGCAAG AAGGCCGTTCTACCCGTCAAGCACttagagaagagaaggagaaaccaTCCATGAATTCACCGCAGTCACGCAAAGGACGATTTCAG GTGACTCCAGTGCTCCAGACCTCTCCCCCTAAGGAGGTGCCAGCCGGTCATGTTAGCACTCACAGGAAAGTGGGACGCTTCTCTGTAACCCAGACTCAGACCAAGAAAGAAGATGGGCATACTGTTAGCTCCCCGCTGTCCTCACActtggagagggagaggaagagatctCGGGCAAAGGAAGGAGATAAAGATGAAAATAAGAAGACCCCAGCGATGGCCCATCCGCCTCGGGGTCATGGACACAGCCACTCACCGCTGGGCAGCAgcgatgatgaggatgagactgagctggaggaggaagaccTGAGAAAAGAGCTACACACGCTCAGAGAGAA GCACATCAAAGAAGTGGTTTCCCTTCAAGCTCAGCAGAACAGAGAGTTGCAGGAACTTTACAGACAACTTCGTTCATCCAAAGACCAACGGCAGAGTCTGCCTGCCTCCCTTTGCCGAACCCCTTCTCTTCCCACGgcggctcctctcctctctcctcgcaGGCCAAGGCCAGGCAAAATCAAACTCCGGCCCCGGCCTCACTCCCACATGGATAACAACGGAGTTACGCACTCTG GGTTTCAGCAGTCAAGTAGTTTCGCAGGTGGCGAACAGAATAGACTGCCCCTTTACTGCAACCCCGAGCAGCCCCCATCACTGCCTGTTAAAAGAG ATCAGAGTCCTCTGAGAAAAAGCACATTCACAGATGAACTGCACAAACTACTTGATAATTGGACGAAGGAGACGGTGGGCGCCATCCCACCAAAGCCTTCCCTGAATCAGATCAAGCAGATTCAGCAGGTGCAGGAGTTGGGAGGCTGGAGCCAGCCGACTGAG GTGGCTCCACCAGGTTGGTTTCCTGTGGCAACTCTGAACCCCCAGGCATCCCCGACCCCTGCCAGCTTGCCTGTGGCGGCCCCTTCTCATTACACAGGTGGAGGGAGCCTGTCCACCCTGCCCTCACCAGGACCTCCGCCACAAACGCACGTGGCTCACGCGCCACAGATGCAGCCAAGTTTACACCTGCATCAGTCTCTCCCCCTCCAGCAGATGACCTATCAGCCGTCACCGGTTTGCCAGCAGATACCGCAGCCCCTGATGCAAACTCCCGTGAAGTCTCAGTCTTTACCACAGACGCAGCCCATTACCGAGCTGCCCAACTCACCACCTCAAAGCCAGCCACTGCTGCCTTCTCAACTGCCCACATCTCCAGTGTCCACGGCCGTATCTCTGCTGCCCGGCAGTGGGACCACTGCACCAACAGATAGTACTGCTGCTACTGGGGGGACAttttgctcctgctcctcatcctcttccaccTGTTCCTCCTCTTGCTCTAATGCTGCTCTACCTTCTAGTGCCAAAATTCACCCAACACCCCCAACCTCGGCTCTTCCTCTGGGACAGAAATGA